A single Tuberibacillus sp. Marseille-P3662 DNA region contains:
- a CDS encoding SDR family oxidoreductase, with protein MKLSGNTVLITGGGAGIGLAFAERFVKAGSKVIVCGRRESKLQEAKEQMPELITRVCDVTDESERLSLFDWVTHHYPEVNVLVNNAGIQQRMNVLKAEVKEDWNYYSKEMTANMHAPIHLAMLFSQYFAENTDAAIINVSSGLAFTPMAIAPIYSATKAGIHSFTMSLRMQLSHTGVKVIEVAPPAVNTDLGGVGLHTFGEPVDAFADGIFEGLEEGKEEIGYGTSEKALRMSRDDIDTTVASMYSKMKRSIE; from the coding sequence ATGAAACTTTCAGGAAATACCGTCCTCATTACAGGCGGGGGCGCAGGCATTGGCTTGGCCTTTGCCGAACGTTTTGTTAAGGCGGGGAGCAAAGTTATTGTTTGCGGAAGACGAGAAAGTAAACTGCAAGAAGCGAAGGAACAAATGCCGGAACTCATTACTCGGGTATGTGATGTCACTGATGAATCGGAACGCTTATCGCTTTTTGATTGGGTAACACATCACTATCCTGAAGTGAATGTGCTTGTCAATAACGCCGGCATTCAGCAGCGTATGAACGTATTAAAAGCTGAAGTGAAGGAAGATTGGAACTATTACAGTAAAGAAATGACAGCGAACATGCATGCACCGATTCATCTTGCCATGTTATTTTCTCAATACTTTGCTGAGAATACCGATGCGGCCATCATCAATGTTTCGTCTGGTCTGGCTTTTACACCCATGGCGATTGCACCGATCTATTCGGCCACCAAGGCCGGCATTCACTCGTTCACGATGAGCCTAAGAATGCAGCTGTCTCATACGGGTGTGAAAGTGATTGAAGTCGCACCGCCTGCTGTGAACACAGACCTAGGCGGAGTCGGACTACATACCTTCGGTGAACCTGTCGATGCATTTGCTGATGGCATTTTCGAAGGACTTGAAGAAGGGAAAGAAGAAATCGGCTATGGGACATCGGAGAAAGCCCTTCGTATGTCAAGAGATGATATTGACACTACTGTGGCGTCGATGTATAGCAAGATGAAACGTTCGATTGAGTAA
- a CDS encoding DUF2332 family protein — protein sequence MQNNNLLKTAYLKDPFLRSSSPPVISRIGLDLHTSDLLDPNDYLWLKSLIWSEHKERRELFKSAAEEVNQHPLKLIEGDGVSLLSNISKEMPESLAVG from the coding sequence ATGCAAAACAACAATCTTTTAAAAACAGCCTACTTAAAGGATCCTTTCTTACGTTCGAGCAGTCCACCTGTTATATCAAGAATTGGGCTTGATTTACATACTAGTGATTTATTGGACCCAAACGATTATTTATGGCTAAAATCGTTAATCTGGTCAGAGCATAAGGAGAGGCGGGAACTCTTTAAAAGTGCCGCTGAAGAGGTCAATCAACATCCATTGAAATTAATAGAAGGGGATGGGGTTAGCTTACTTTCTAATATTTCCAAGGAAATGCCTGAATCATTAGCAGTTGGTTAG
- a CDS encoding 5-bromo-4-chloroindolyl phosphate hydrolysis family protein, translated as MKAIFTFFLYGFIAFPLWILTWLFAFFAFQASFGLSFLWATGIVVIAMGSLIWRRKHNLLKRHQITNKDYRYIQSHLKEAHDKMKRLNKTLLGVRSFRAARQIGKLQQMVSRIYRIVKKEPKRFFVAERFFFYYLDSIVELSERYTFLTRQNVKEPDVRESLAETERTLADLSNSIEMELRSILSDDIDELNIELDVAKHSIDREKKAFPKGRS; from the coding sequence GTGAAAGCTATTTTTACTTTTTTCCTATACGGATTCATTGCATTCCCTCTATGGATTCTGACTTGGCTATTTGCTTTCTTTGCTTTTCAGGCTTCTTTTGGCCTCTCCTTTTTATGGGCGACAGGTATTGTTGTGATAGCCATGGGTTCACTTATATGGCGCAGGAAACACAACTTGCTCAAACGTCATCAAATCACCAACAAAGACTATCGCTATATTCAAAGCCATTTAAAAGAAGCCCACGATAAAATGAAACGTTTAAACAAAACACTTCTGGGTGTTCGTTCTTTTCGTGCTGCTAGGCAAATTGGCAAGCTTCAGCAAATGGTCAGCAGAATCTATCGTATTGTCAAGAAAGAACCGAAACGCTTCTTTGTAGCAGAACGTTTCTTCTTTTATTATTTAGATTCTATTGTCGAATTATCCGAAAGATATACCTTTTTAACCCGTCAGAACGTCAAAGAACCTGACGTCCGTGAATCTTTAGCAGAAACGGAACGGACCCTTGCAGACCTCTCGAACTCAATTGAAATGGAGCTACGATCGATATTGTCAGATGATATTGATGAGCTCAATATTGAACTCGATGTCGCCAAACATTCGATAGATCGTGAGAAAAAGGCTTTTCCTAAAGGAAGGAGTTAA
- a CDS encoding NADH:flavin oxidoreductase has product MNNTQIHSHDSSVDPLLQPFSIGNLSLPNRTVMAPMTRGFSPEGVPGSDVAAYYRRRAENDVGLIVTEGTAINHPAAVSGSSIPRFHGEKALDGWSQVVKQVHEAGGKIVPQLWHVGLTRQIGDLPNAEALPIGPSGLNLSGEKVTDPMTESEIAQVIDAYAQAASDAKRIGFDGIEIHGAHGYLIDQFFWEKTNQRSDRYGGDIQGRTRFAVEIIEACRQAVGSDFPIIFRFSQWKMSDYKAKLADHPDQLSRFLAPLVEAGVDVFHCSTRRFWEAEFEASSLNLAGWTKQLTGKPTITVGSVGLDGEFTSGKGANTTSLDGLMKRLDNDEFDLVAIGRSLLIDPAWVAKIRAGQAEELVPYEKDAVKTLY; this is encoded by the coding sequence TTGAATAATACTCAAATCCATTCTCATGACTCATCGGTAGATCCGTTGTTGCAGCCTTTCTCGATTGGGAACCTTTCTCTTCCTAATCGTACAGTTATGGCGCCCATGACCCGGGGCTTTTCGCCTGAGGGCGTGCCCGGTTCTGACGTTGCCGCCTATTATCGTCGCCGGGCGGAAAATGACGTAGGATTGATTGTAACAGAAGGGACGGCGATTAATCACCCTGCAGCTGTCTCAGGCTCAAGCATACCGCGCTTCCATGGGGAAAAGGCACTGGATGGTTGGTCCCAAGTTGTCAAACAGGTTCATGAAGCAGGAGGGAAAATCGTGCCGCAGCTTTGGCATGTTGGTTTGACCCGGCAAATCGGGGATCTACCCAATGCTGAAGCGCTGCCGATTGGCCCCTCAGGCCTCAACTTGTCAGGTGAAAAAGTGACGGATCCCATGACAGAGTCTGAGATCGCTCAAGTCATTGATGCTTATGCTCAAGCTGCTTCCGACGCGAAGCGAATCGGTTTTGATGGCATAGAAATTCATGGTGCACATGGTTATTTAATTGACCAATTCTTTTGGGAAAAAACGAATCAACGCTCTGACCGTTATGGCGGTGATATACAAGGGCGTACCCGCTTTGCGGTAGAAATCATCGAGGCGTGCCGGCAAGCAGTGGGCTCTGACTTCCCGATTATATTTCGTTTCTCCCAATGGAAGATGAGTGATTATAAAGCAAAGCTGGCTGATCATCCAGATCAACTCTCTCGGTTCCTAGCTCCGTTGGTAGAAGCAGGCGTTGATGTCTTCCATTGCTCAACACGTCGCTTTTGGGAAGCCGAATTTGAGGCGTCCAGTCTTAACCTCGCAGGTTGGACGAAGCAATTAACAGGTAAGCCGACGATTACTGTTGGTTCAGTCGGCCTTGATGGCGAATTTACCAGTGGAAAAGGTGCAAATACCACAAGTCTTGACGGGTTAATGAAAAGGCTAGACAACGATGAATTTGATCTCGTCGCAATCGGCCGGTCATTGTTGATTGACCCGGCATGGGTGGCTAAGATACGTGCTGGTCAGGCAGAGGAACTCGTCCCTTATGAAAAAGATGCGGTCAAAACGTTATACTAA
- a CDS encoding DMT family transporter yields MNIYIAYGLIVMGASFWGVTGLFVQYLYEFGLTPWDVVTIRMSVSSAILLLILSILGRDYLKVQIKHLPYFFGLGVFCIAFFNWCYFAVMERTSLSVAVIFVYTSPIFAAIIARFFYRETITFKKCVAMGLTIIGCGLVAGIISSGGTSLSGMTVLLGLLSGLFCSLYSVLGRYVSQIYHPVTITIYSMICGSVLMIPTSSIWTKSSIFMNGDVWIYIFGISIISTIFAYTLYTLGLTYIESSKATILSTVELVVSVMIGVLVFNDGLTGWQWIGFLLVFSSLFITVIPNKKRPKVHHSLNYKPQMKSYY; encoded by the coding sequence ATGAATATTTATATCGCGTATGGACTTATTGTCATGGGTGCCTCTTTTTGGGGCGTCACAGGATTGTTTGTTCAATATTTATATGAATTTGGTTTGACACCTTGGGATGTTGTGACGATCAGGATGTCGGTTTCAAGTGCCATCCTATTACTCATCCTTAGTATTCTGGGGCGCGATTATCTGAAGGTGCAAATCAAACACTTACCGTACTTTTTTGGACTAGGCGTATTCTGTATCGCTTTTTTCAATTGGTGTTACTTTGCCGTTATGGAACGAACGTCACTTTCAGTCGCCGTTATTTTCGTCTATACGTCGCCTATCTTCGCAGCCATCATTGCTAGATTCTTTTATAGGGAAACAATCACCTTCAAAAAATGCGTTGCGATGGGTCTGACGATTATCGGGTGTGGCCTCGTGGCTGGCATTATATCCAGTGGCGGAACAAGTCTATCAGGGATGACTGTCTTGTTAGGCCTTCTATCCGGGCTGTTTTGTTCACTGTATAGTGTCCTGGGTAGGTACGTCAGTCAAATCTATCATCCGGTAACCATTACTATTTATTCCATGATTTGCGGTAGTGTATTGATGATTCCGACCAGCTCCATTTGGACAAAGAGCTCGATCTTTATGAATGGGGACGTCTGGATTTATATTTTTGGGATATCGATTATATCGACCATTTTTGCTTATACCTTATACACCCTAGGATTGACTTATATCGAATCCAGTAAAGCCACGATTCTTTCAACCGTCGAATTAGTCGTGTCCGTTATGATCGGTGTACTTGTCTTTAATGACGGTTTAACGGGTTGGCAATGGATCGGCTTTTTATTAGTCTTCTCATCGTTATTTATTACGGTGATTCCTAATAAAAAGAGACCTAAAGTCCATCATTCATTGAATTATAAGCCACAGATGAAGTCTTATTACTAA
- a CDS encoding tetratricopeptide repeat protein: MSVATFKPSLADWYKALRSQDLETSRKIKQAFDREPSHLDDMTARNFHQLLNLRYCILEEDFETAASMMSLLNVNRFETELLNYYAYFFKGLYHHYVKQYDQAERHFRLAEKQLTNIYDPIEQAEFYYKFALTYYQTRQSVLSINYAQKALDRFHWHDSQERLADCLMLLGINYTDVKQFGVAEENLHEATDYARCLSMSKLISRIHHNLGFLYAEQDMSKAAIKYLTDSLEENTDQPYVQTYYLLAREHFKLEDDQKANDYIDEGIKWCKAFGEIEYKVHFQLLKETFNPTHQFEKIFKNGVNYFIDNQMWNYIKEYAETLADFYRKQDLFEPATKYYHIAVQAQCKNTKEACLK, from the coding sequence ATGAGTGTTGCGACATTTAAACCTTCATTAGCTGATTGGTATAAGGCTTTACGTTCTCAAGATTTAGAAACCTCACGTAAAATCAAGCAAGCTTTTGATAGGGAACCCAGTCATCTTGATGACATGACAGCAAGAAACTTCCACCAGCTGCTAAATTTAAGGTACTGTATTCTCGAAGAAGACTTTGAAACAGCAGCAAGCATGATGTCACTGTTGAACGTGAACCGTTTCGAGACAGAGCTCTTAAATTACTATGCCTATTTTTTCAAGGGTCTGTATCATCATTATGTAAAACAATACGATCAGGCCGAACGCCACTTCCGATTAGCAGAAAAGCAATTAACAAACATCTATGATCCTATCGAGCAAGCCGAATTTTATTACAAATTTGCTTTGACCTACTATCAAACACGACAATCTGTTCTGTCCATTAATTATGCACAGAAAGCACTCGACAGATTTCATTGGCATGACTCTCAAGAGCGTTTGGCTGACTGTTTAATGTTATTAGGCATTAATTATACAGACGTCAAACAGTTTGGAGTGGCCGAGGAAAACCTTCATGAAGCAACGGATTATGCCCGTTGTTTGAGTATGTCTAAGTTAATCAGCCGAATCCATCATAACTTAGGCTTTCTATACGCTGAACAGGACATGTCCAAAGCAGCGATTAAATATTTAACAGACAGCCTTGAAGAAAATACCGATCAGCCTTATGTACAAACGTACTATTTACTTGCAAGAGAACATTTCAAACTTGAAGATGACCAAAAGGCGAATGACTACATTGATGAAGGTATTAAATGGTGCAAAGCATTTGGTGAAATCGAATACAAAGTTCATTTTCAATTGTTAAAAGAAACCTTTAACCCAACACACCAATTTGAAAAAATATTCAAAAATGGTGTAAACTATTTTATAGACAACCAGATGTGGAACTATATCAAAGAATATGCTGAAACACTTGCCGATTTTTATCGGAAACAGGACCTTTTTGAACCAGCGACGAAGTATTACCATATCGCTGTTCAAGCCCAATGCAAAAATACTAAGGAGGCATGTCTCAAATGA
- a CDS encoding toxic anion resistance protein yields MSDQVEQPVTNEFMNDNTLSDEQRQKAHELATQMHSSDQQTIIQFGTEAQSNLSNFSHSMVDHIQKKDTGPIGDILSELMQKLEQVNPEELQPKKKNFVARLFNKMSSSINETLSKYQKIGAQIDKISVRLEHQKETLLSDIDRLEQLFQQNKDYFDTLNVYIAAGDIKLEDIRNNEIPALKEKAEQSNDQMAYQELNDITQFADRLEKRIHDLKLSRTITIQSAPQIRMIQNVNHTLIEKIQSSILTTIPLWKNQIALALTLFRQKKAVETQKQVSQTTNDLLLKNSEMLKTNSIETAQENERGLVDIETLKQTQADLISTLEETLNIQSEGRNKRQQAEQELVQMEDELKQKLLDVKNN; encoded by the coding sequence ATGAGTGATCAAGTGGAACAACCCGTGACGAATGAATTCATGAATGACAACACATTATCAGACGAACAACGCCAAAAAGCCCATGAGCTTGCCACCCAAATGCATTCATCAGATCAGCAGACAATCATTCAATTCGGGACAGAGGCGCAATCAAATCTGTCAAACTTCTCCCACTCAATGGTGGATCATATCCAGAAGAAGGATACAGGACCCATTGGTGATATTCTAAGTGAACTGATGCAAAAATTGGAGCAGGTTAACCCAGAAGAATTACAGCCGAAAAAGAAAAACTTCGTCGCACGCTTATTTAATAAAATGTCAAGTTCCATTAATGAAACGTTATCTAAATACCAAAAGATCGGTGCCCAGATTGATAAAATCAGCGTCAGACTCGAACATCAAAAAGAGACCTTGCTGTCAGACATTGATCGTCTTGAACAACTATTCCAACAAAACAAAGACTACTTTGATACATTAAATGTCTATATTGCCGCCGGTGACATCAAACTTGAAGACATTAGAAACAATGAAATCCCCGCACTCAAGGAAAAAGCCGAGCAATCAAACGATCAAATGGCTTATCAAGAACTCAATGATATCACCCAATTTGCCGATCGACTTGAAAAGCGGATTCACGATTTAAAACTGAGTCGAACCATCACGATTCAAAGTGCACCGCAAATCCGCATGATTCAGAATGTGAACCATACACTGATTGAAAAAATACAGTCGTCAATATTAACGACCATTCCTTTATGGAAAAACCAAATTGCGCTTGCCTTAACCTTGTTTCGACAGAAGAAAGCAGTCGAGACTCAGAAACAAGTGAGCCAAACAACGAATGATCTGCTACTGAAGAATAGCGAAATGTTAAAGACAAACAGCATTGAGACGGCACAGGAAAACGAGCGCGGTCTTGTTGATATTGAAACGTTGAAGCAGACACAAGCCGATCTCATATCTACTTTAGAAGAAACCCTTAACATTCAAAGCGAAGGCCGTAATAAACGTCAACAAGCTGAGCAAGAACTGGTTCAAATGGAAGACGAATTAAAACAAAAGCTGTTGGACGTTAAAAATAACTAA